One segment of Spodoptera frugiperda isolate SF20-4 chromosome 5, AGI-APGP_CSIRO_Sfru_2.0, whole genome shotgun sequence DNA contains the following:
- the LOC118271948 gene encoding uncharacterized transporter slc-17.2, with protein sequence MKFHIKFFDFIPARFNVAIMMFFACWVNYMMRVNMSVNIIAMVPDDSTTTSVKSECEAIVTNDTSLYNSTVVTKRELRQPDGVVTFDWTAQQQAYVLSGYFWGYSISCLVGGTAAEFWGPRKLVFVTMLLIAILTILSPQAARIHYMALVAVRFVSGLAAGFLFPSLHALVAHWAPPQEKGKFVSALLGGAIGTVVTWSLTGPLIENFGWDYAFYVPGAIALVWCFLWWFLVYDSPVQHPRISDAEKKYILDAIGDKVNQSSTETKVVPPFRKILTSFPFLAMVILHYGSNWGLYFVMTAAPKFVSSALGFNLTSTGTLSSLPYLARMIFSLIFGAIGDRIVKQNIVSTTFMRKFFCLFSHVVPGLLLIGLGYTGCAPILSVALITFSMGSNGAATLTNLVNHQDLAPNFAGTLYGIANGIGNTAGFVTPLVTAHFTKNGNGFAEWRPVFITGASLYIASAGYFILFGTAETQSWNYIAPVEEEEEDKRQTNSNSTTDTTVTISPKT encoded by the exons ACTTTATACCGGCGCGGTTCAACGTGGCCATCATGATGTTCTTCGCGTGTTGGGTCAACTACATGATGCGAGTCAACATGAGTGTCAACATCATCGCTATGGTGCCCGATGACAGTACTACTACTTC GGTGAAAAGCGAGTGCGAGGCCATTGTGACAAACGACACTTCGTTGTATAACAGTACCGTGGTCACCAAGCGAGAACTAAGAcag CCAGATGGAGTGGTTACCTTCGATTGGACAGCTCAGCAGCAGGCTTACGTGCTGTCCGGATACTTCTGGGGGTACTCCATCTCCTGCCTGGTAGGAGGAACCGCCGCCGAGTTCTGGGGTCCAAGGAAGCTGGTCTTCGTCACCATGCTGTTGATCGCCATCCTGACTATCTTGAGTCCTCAGGCAGCAAGAATACATTATATGGCACTCGTGGCTGTCAGATTCGTCAGTGGATTAGCAGCg GGATTCCTGTTTCCTTCACTTCACGCATTAGTGGCTCACTGGGCGCCTCCCCAGGAGAAGGGCAAGTTCGTGAGCGCTCTGCTAGGTGGCGCTATCGGTACTGTAGTCACCTGGTCGCTAACAGGACCTCTTATTGAAAACTTCGGATGGGATTACGCGTTTTATGTTCCcg GAGCAATCGCGTTAGTATGGTGTTTCCTATGGTGGTTTTTGGTTTACGACTCTCCAGTGCAACATCCTCGGATATCTGACGCTGAGAAGAAGTACATCCTTGATGCTATAGGCGACAAAGTTAACCAGAGTTCAACGGAGACTAAG GTCGTTCCTCCCTTCAGAAAAATTTTGACATCATTCCCATTCCTTGCGATGGTGATCTTGCACTACGGTAGCAACTGGGGTCTATACTTCGTGATGACAGCGGCTCCCAAGTTCGTGTCCAGTGCCCTCGGCTTCAACCTGACTTCCACCGGCACTCTCTCCTCCCTACCATACCTCGCCAGAATGATATTCTCACTCATATTTGGAGCCATCGGTGAcag GATCGTCAAACAAAACATCGTATCAACAACGTTTATGAGGAAGTTCTTCTGTCTGTTCTCCCACGTGGTGCCTGGTCTGCTCCTCATCGGGTTAGGATACACGGGCTGCGCACCCATCCTATCTGTAGCCCTAATCACATTCTCCATGGGATCCAACGGTGCGGCCACGCTGACCAACTTGGTGAACCATCAGGACCTGGCACCTAACTTCGCTGGCACACTGTATGGCATTGCCAATGGAATAGGCAACACTGCCGGCTTCGTTACGCCGCTGGTCACTGCTCACTTCACTAAGAATGGA AATGGATTCGCAGAATGGCGGCCAGTGTTCATCACGGGTGCGTCGCTGTACATTGCGTCTGCCGGCTACTTCATTCTGTTTGGCACAGCCGAGACTCAATCCTGGAACTACATCGCTCCcgtagaagaagaagaagaagacaaGAGACAGACGAATTCCAACTCCACAACAGATACAACTGTCACGATCTCACCTAAGACATAG